The genomic stretch CTTTTCAGGAGCAAATCTCTAGTCGTCCTTTCAACATTGTGATAGATCACTCCAATTCTCCAATCATTAAAGCAAGCAAAAGAGCAAATCTAAACATGCTGCAAAAGAGCACATATGATGCAGGCATGGCAACGATAGATTATCTACCAGGGCCGCTTTTGTGCTGCACGATCTTCCTTTTTCCGCGACGTACGTGACCTCTTGCAACATGATCTTCACAATTCTCCCTTGTCACAGGATGCTTACTATGCTAGCTAGCTCCAAGAACACATTCGGATATTGTAACAGTCACTACCGGAAAACAGGTCTCTGCCGCGCGTGTGCCCCAGACACACAACAACACATGTTAAACGCACGgcaacgcctttgccgtgcacaagATCACGGCAAAACCCACACAACAGAGAAGACCACGACAAagactctttgccgtgcgcaccggCGGGGGAGATTCTGCCGTGTGCAGTGAATAGCTGCACGGCGAATTAAAGCAGCTCCTGGCACTCGCACGGCGACAGAGCCAAGCGATGGGCCTGAGGCGCAGTTTGCCGCGCGCCACGACTTTACCGTGCGCTCTGCTTGTTTGACCTAGAGAAAGTTCGCCGTGCGTTAGTTCTTGCCTTGTGCTACCGTTGTGCGCCTGGATTTTGCCGCGAGTCACGCCTGTATGCCGTGAGTACTTATGTGCCATGAGCTGGACCTTCGCAGTGCGTACGTCTGTGCCATGTGTTGTCTCACGCGTTCGACATGACCTCGTTCCGACAAAATATGCCATGATCAGAGCCGAACCTAGCTCATTTGACCTAAAAGTCATACAACCTCGAACGTGATAGGTCATTTCTGTGAAGGGGCTTTCTGAAAAACTACTTTTCTCAAGGTTTGATTTTTTTTCCCGCAACTAGGTCACATTAAATGACGCCACGCGAAGGTAtcgtatttttttccttttttgaatTAGTTAGACCTGATTTGGGACCCGCATGAAATGATGGCGCGCGAAAATTCCCGCTCGCAGCCAGGAGGTGCGGAGTCCCACTTTAACGGTCAAAGTTCCGTGAAGAAATGACGCGTTGTGGATCCAAAAatgattttttcaaaaaatcaGGAGTGCGTCTTATATACCGCTGAAGTGCAAACCCACCCCGTTTTACAGCGGAATCGGTAGGAGCTAGCGGAAAATTTAGAATATGCCTCAGAAGGTTTGCGTGACGAAATAGGAGCTGATATGTGTTTCGCATGTGGTCTATTATTTATGTGGCGTGATGTTTAGAGAGGCAAATATCTATCTCAAAGGTGTGATCACCCTATTCAGACACATCCGATAACACTTTGGAAAGTTTCGTACTTCTGGGAGGAAACTCGCACAACGGGTACATAGGTGGCTACAATATGGCACAAGGTCCCAAGCCTTGTTTTCCATGTAGTTATGGTCTAAAAAACCTAAATCAAAAAATTACATTGGTGgaacctcttaaggagaaagcggGCTAGACCGTCGAGGCTCGTAGACCGATGTTTCAGGTGGGGAAAAGACCCCGGGGATGCTGGAATCCCACAAAAACTGGcacgtggacctaggatatgtgtaaaAGTGTGGTGGAAGTTGAAATATTGCAATACATGGCTCCCCGGTGCAATACATGTGTAAAATAATGTAAGGAGATGAGGGAAAATGAAGAAAAGCGGCTTTACCGGGCGCAGGAGGGAGGACGCACGGCAAAGCTTGATACTATCTCGTGCGCCATCGGCACCCCTCACGGCAAACTTTGAAAATATGCCCGCCAGCCCAGACGCGGGCTCAAATCAAATTTTCACGGGAAAATAAAGTGCCGAACGAAAATATGAAAATGTAAAGTGTTTGGCGTGCGCGATAGTGAAGCGCACCGCAAAATCCTTGCCGTTAGGACGCACCGTCAGATGGGTCGTGGAGGTGTGCGGTGATCTGATGTGCGCTTGCTGCACATGTTTCCGTGTGCTTTTCTTTTGCCGTGGGTTCTTGGCTGATGTGCCGTGTGGTTCGTATATGCCGTGCGCTCGTTGTCTTGGCTCACGGCACTGTGCGTTGGCGCACGGCAGCGACATATTTTCTGGTAGTGAGTTGTGCAGCATGTGCAACTAGTTAACTAGTTACTGAAACACATTCACTATAATTACAAGTATTACTATACCCTCCACCATCTACGCTCGATCTTATACAGTGCCACCGCCATTTTTGTGCACAGAGGACAGCTCGAGCTCATTTTCATGGTTGCCGTCCTCTGCAAGCTCCAATGGCTTCATAGTGTAGAAACGGAAGCATATGAGGTAGTAGCCAAGGTTGAGCAGCATGAGGCAGGTGACAAGCCAGTAGTAGGCGTCCAGCCTGCCCCTGTTGATATTGTCTTGGAGCCACTCGCCGCTACCTCGTGTGGAGCTCTGCACCGCCGTGACGAGCACCGTGCCCATGTAGTTGCCGAGGGAGTGGGAGAGCCAGAAGAGCGCGGCGGCGGTGCTGCGCATGCTCTCCGGCGCCTGGTCGTACATGAATTCCATGTGTGCAACCGAGGAGAACCCCTCCGCCACGCCGTGGATGGCGTACTGCGGCACGAGCCAGAACACGCTCATCGGCACCACTATTTCTGGGGTGTCCAGGAGCCCATGCTCGGTGGCTGAGCCGCGGCGCTTGGCTTCCATAAGCGCTGCCGAGGCGACACCGATGATGGTGCGGTGGAAATAGTTGATCCCGGACGGAAGGCCTGTGTAGCGGCGCGCGATGGGCACAAATGCACGGTCGTAGAGGACCAGGGTGACGAGCATCGCGAGGGTGGTGAAGATGGACATGGTGGCCGACGGGATCTGGAAATGCTGGGTCACGTGGCGGTTCATGGTGCGCGCCTGCATGATGGCAAAGCTGTGGTTGTGCGAGCCCGCCGTGACGAGCAATATGCCGGCCGACCAGATTGGTAGCATGCGGACGAGGGACTTGAGTTCCTCCACGCGGTGCACCGTCGATAGCCGCCATAGGTCCAGCTTGCCGGAGCCCACGGTGTCTGTCGGCGTCACGATGGCGGCCCGGTCCAAGAACCTGAAACCACACATGTACAACACACGTATCTATGAGACATTTATAGTGAATAGTATCCTAGCGGTTATTTTGGCTCATGGGATCATATGattcctttattttaaaatacaaCTTAGATAAATTTTAaattgttaaaaaaattaaaacaaaaaaatcgCATATATATGTTCACGTGCTACGCGTCCACAAAGTCGTTTAATAAAAAATAGACTTATCGcgtgacatgtgtaaaaaagacaaaatttggtgctaaaaaataagcctttttacaagataaactttcttttTTACCTAGATcacaaaaatatcattttttcgtgaaacttgacgaactcacatatattatagagatatacatgtagattttttttatcaaaaaatcGATGCTTCAAAAAATATGCTTTTATGGTAGAGAAAGCATATGaatccgggagccgaattgaatttccgcctagtatcatgcatataataTTTGTAGCATATAGTAGTGTATCATAATCTCATGAGGTTTATTGTTTTGTGTAATCTTCATGTTAAATTTTATATAATATTTATTTGACATTAATTTTTTAGTTCTAAACTATGGTACTTTATCGTTAATTATAGTAACACATCAGCTTTTTTGCCTGCATGAATTGCATAATAGTAACTATAATATTCCACTATCGGTAGTCTCAAATGAACTTCCAAGTTCGCTGGTGTGCACACACGTGGGCATCCCGACTACTCGAAGTACGTGCCAATATGAGTGTGATGCACGCGTTCTGCGAGAAAACACAACAAGCATATGAACAGGGATTCGGTAACATTGAAACAGCAGGGCACGCTGTGCCATTCACCTCCAGCAGGCTTACGAAAGCAAAAAAGCATGGTGCCCTGCCGTGGTTATACGAAGCCCTGCTCTGAGGCGCCATGCTTCATAGACGTCGTGGTTGCCCTTGGATTGGGTGTGGACGGTGGATCATGGGGGAATGGCACGGTGTGCCCTGGTATATATACACACGTCTATGAATGCACACACGCACATTCTACTTTGATAAGCACTTTCAGGAAACCAAGTTTACGAAACTGATTCGGCGAGTATTGAGTGTGGTACTTAATTTGGAACGAAGGAAGTAACTGGTAAGAAATTTAGACGCACACGTATACTGTCTAGAGCAACGCGCACCGTGCTTTCGATTTGGATTTTCTTCCTTTGTGCATCGATAATGTAACCGGCGCCAAAAGCACGCAGCCGACGCGCTTAACACCATTCGTGCACGCCGGCGTCACGTACGTGAGGGAAATGTGAGGACAAAATTTGGCTGCACTTACGTGAGGTGGTTGGTGTGCAGGAGCCTGCCGTTGGTGGAGATGAGcgcgtccagctccttgtcctggTACAGCATGCCGGGGTCCTCCGGCAGCGCGGCGGCCCGCTTCTTGTACGCGGCGGCGACGACCTGCGCCAGCCGCGTGAATGGGCTGCCTTCGGGCTTGAGCCGGACGTAGAGCGGGTAGCCGACGAGGAACACGAGGATGGAGACGAACATGGCGATGGCCGGGATCCCgaacccccacccccaccccacgTTCTCCTGGATGTACACCACCACCGTCAGAGCCAGCAGCACGGCGAACCCCATGGTGAAGAAGTAGAGGTTGAAGTACTGCCGCTTCCGCCCTGCCAcagcctccgcgccgcccgctTCACCGTGCTCCTCCTTCGTCTGGTTGTCGAACTGGTCGCCGCCGAATGCCACGACGCACGGCCGGATCCCGCCGGAGCCGAGGGAGGTGCAGAGTAGAGAGAGGTAGAGCACGGCGAGCTGCAGGCcgttggcgcggcggcacggtGTGGCGGGAGGGGAGCAGGCGCCGGGCCGGAATGAAGGGACTAGCGCAGAGACGACGAGGCCGAGCATGCCGAGCTGGTAGAAGACGGAGCCGCCGATGATGGTCCAGAAGCGGCCGGCGAAGGAGTCGGCGGCGAGCGCGCCGAGGATGGGCGTGAGGCTGGAGGTGCCGCCGAAGTTGGTGAGCGTGTTGGAGGCCTCCACCAGAGGCAGGTGCAGCTCCTGCGTCAGGTACGTGATGAGGTTCGCGCCGAAGCCCGCCGTGGCGAACCTGTCGCAGACCTCGTTCACTGCAGCACGGCCGACATTACAATTAAGTGATGAGAACTCCTCAGCCTCGAGTAAACATTTCGCGTTATGCTAATCGATTCCCTATGTCCCTAAAAAAACTGTTCAACTATATTTAAATACGAATGTATACGGAGACATTTTAGTTATAGGTATATCCGATCTAGAAAAAATTGAGCAGTATTTTTGGGACGAAGATCTTCAGTCTTTCTTCTACGCTTAGAGTAACAAAATGCTGGTGGGATTATTTGAGAGGAATGCTGCAAGAtgctccctctttttttttttttttttttttgataaaacaagATGCTCCCTCTAGTTGCCAGCAGAGCAAGAAATTAGAAAGAAACGAAGTTACTGGGCAACCGCAGGGCAGTTGGTTCAGATTTTCGAAGAAAGCGAGGCGTAGTACTACTACAAAGATAACAAATAAAATGCAAAGCCACCAATAGCTCGTAATCTTCTCTCGATGCCAACACAGTTTTGGACAGGCCTGAGCTCAGTTACCGCCCAAATGGAAAACTGGACAAGCTACAACCAACCATCTCTGTCCGAGGATGAACTCTACAATGTTCTCTCTGCTTTCCCTAGATTATTCAGAAATGCACATGCAAGCAAAGCTGCACGATGCTCACCTAGTATGAACGGCATGGTCCGGAAGCCACCCTGCTTCCTCTTCGTGAGGTCTCCATCTTTCTCCCTATCCACCGCTGTGGTCGACATGGCCGGAGATGGAGAGCTCAAGCCCAAGCCGATTAACACACGCGATGCTTGAAGTTCTAGATCGTTAGCGGGGAGAGCAGGCAAGATGAGACTCTGGCCTTCACATGCCGCTACATGTGATGGGAGGATGGAGCCAGTTTATATAGACGCACCGTGCCTGCAGCGTTGCCCGAGAGAGTAGCAGCTGGTGGAGGCCGACCACCAGTTGGTTTGTACCAATAAACCGAGCGCACGGTTTGGGGTTTTATCGGATTGGAGGGGAAAATAGATGGATGGCTAGGAAATTAAAGGTGATAGTGGGCTGATCACAGTGAGCACTATCAGTGTGGGGTTCTTGTTCTACCGCGGCCTTCCCCCAAACCTACCTTGGTTTGCCACTCACGGCGCGCAAGCTTCGTGTTCGGGATCTACAGCATCTGGTTGTTAAGGTTGAGAAGCGGGCGCCTGGATGGAAGAGCTCCCTCCTCAACCTTGGCTCGCGCTTAACGCTCACCGACGCCGTCCTCTCGGCGCTGCCCACCTTTGCCATGAGCGTTATCCCGATGCCGGTGACGACTATTGACCACATGGACAAGTCGCGACGTGGGATGTTGTGGAAAGGGAAATCTGCGTGTTCGGGCGGTGACTGTCAA from Lolium rigidum isolate FL_2022 chromosome 4, APGP_CSIRO_Lrig_0.1, whole genome shotgun sequence encodes the following:
- the LOC124648846 gene encoding protein NRT1/ PTR FAMILY 3.1-like, with the protein product MSTTAVDREKDGDLTKRKQGGFRTMPFILVNEVCDRFATAGFGANLITYLTQELHLPLVEASNTLTNFGGTSSLTPILGALAADSFAGRFWTIIGGSVFYQLGMLGLVVSALVPSFRPGACSPPATPCRRANGLQLAVLYLSLLCTSLGSGGIRPCVVAFGGDQFDNQTKEEHGEAGGAEAVAGRKRQYFNLYFFTMGFAVLLALTVVVYIQENVGWGWGFGIPAIAMFVSILVFLVGYPLYVRLKPEGSPFTRLAQVVAAAYKKRAAALPEDPGMLYQDKELDALISTNGRLLHTNHLTFLDRAAIVTPTDTVGSGKLDLWRLSTVHRVEELKSLVRMLPIWSAGILLVTAGSHNHSFAIMQARTMNRHVTQHFQIPSATMSIFTTLAMLVTLVLYDRAFVPIARRYTGLPSGINYFHRTIIGVASAALMEAKRRGSATEHGLLDTPEIVVPMSVFWLVPQYAIHGVAEGFSSVAHMEFMYDQAPESMRSTAAALFWLSHSLGNYMGTVLVTAVQSSTRGSGEWLQDNINRGRLDAYYWLVTCLMLLNLGYYLICFRFYTMKPLELAEDGNHENELELSSVHKNGGGTV